In Pseudophryne corroboree isolate aPseCor3 chromosome 3, aPseCor3.hap2, whole genome shotgun sequence, a genomic segment contains:
- the ARL16 gene encoding ADP-ribosylation factor-like protein 16 isoform X2, which produces MDLSVGTNLTDLTIQRTRVTVREVGGSMGPIWPSYYKDCRTVLFIVDAANPSQVSASCIQLLAVLSAHDLATASVLIIFNKTDLPCCMSLLEMKSLFRLDDIIACAKQPITVVETSALKGTGLQDVVQWLHSSSGH; this is translated from the exons GTTGGTACTAACCTGACAGATCTGACGATACAAAGAACGCGTGTGACTGTGCGAGAGGTGGGTGGATCCATGGGACCGATCTGGCCCAGTTACTACAAGGACTGCAGGACTGTGCTG TTCATTGTGGATGCTGCTAACCCAAGCCAGGTGTCTGCATCCTGTATCCAGCTCCTGGCTGTTCTCTCTGCTCATGATCTCGCCACGGCGTCAGTGCTCATTATCTTCAATAAAAC GGATCTGCCATGCTGTATGTCATTGTTGGAAATGAAATCATTGTTCAGATTGGACGACATAATAGCTTGTGCTAAGCAGCCAATTACTGTTGTGGAAACAAGTGCCCTCAAGGGCACGGGACTGCAAGACGTGGTACAGTGGCTGCATTCCTCTAGTGGCCACTAA